The Rhea pennata isolate bPtePen1 chromosome 7, bPtePen1.pri, whole genome shotgun sequence genome contains a region encoding:
- the CHAT gene encoding choline O-acetyltransferase: protein MPVLEKPMQKKKEDTCSKNETTVPKLPVPPLQQTLHMYLHCMKHLVPEEQFRKTKVIVEQFGIAGGLGESLQQILEERREKTANWVFNYWLDDMYLNNRLALPVNSSPAIIFARQYFKDVNDQLRFAANLISGVQDYKALLDTHALPVDFARGQLSGHPLCMKQYYGLFSSYRLPGHTKDTLVAQKSSVMPEPEHIIVACNNQFFVLDVVINFRRLSEGDLFTQLRKIAKMAENEEEMLPPIGLLTTDGRTEWAQARTILMKDSTNRDSLDMIERCICLVCLDSPSGAELDDTNMALQLLHGGGYHKNGANRWYDKPMQFVVGRDGVCGTVCEHSPFDGIVLVQCTEHLLKHMKESSKKLVRADSVSELPAPRRLRWKCCPEIQAHLASSAEKLQRLVQNLDFIAYKFENYGKEFIKKQKTSPDAYIQVALQLAFYRCHRRLVPTYESASTRRFDEGRVDNIRSATSEALAFVKAMIDDKSALSDSEKMQRFKDAIAAQTNYTILAITGMAIDNHLLGLREVAREHFKELPEIFTDETYLTSNRFILSTSQVPTTTEMFCCYGPVVPNGYGACYNPQPEHILFCISSFKDCKETSSDMFAKAVEESLLEIRDLCSKCNSTMAKPLTKQEAIPQSQSDRKP from the exons ATGCCTGTCCTAGAAAAGCCCAtgcagaagaagaaggaagacaCATGCAGTAAAAATGAGACA ACAGTGCCAAAACTTCCAGTCCCACCACTGCAACAGACCTTACACATGTACCTACATTGCATGAAACACTTGGTGCCAGAGGAGCAATTTAGAAAGACCAAGGTCATTGTGGAGCAATTTGGAATTGCAGGAGGCCTAGGGGAATCCTTGCAGCAAATCCTcgaggaaagaagggaaaagacagCAAACTGG GTATTTAACTACTGGCTGGATGACATGTACCTCAACAACCGGCTAGCTCTTCCAGTCAATTCTAGCCCAGCAATTATTTTTGCTCGTCAGTATTTCAAGGATGTAAATGACCAGCTGAG GTTTGCTGCCAATCTCATTTCAGGAGTGCAAGACTATAAAGCTTTACTGGACAC ccATGCTTTACCTGTTGATTTTGCTCGTGGACAGCTGTCTGGTCATCCTCTCTGTATGAAGCAATACTATGGACTCTTTTCTTCCTATCGTCTTCCAGGACATACCAAAGACACTCTTGTGGCCCAGAAAAGCAGTGTAATGCCAGAACCTGAGCATATCATTGTTGCTTGTAACAATCAG ttttttgttttggatgtTGTCATTAATTTCCGTCGTCTCAGTGAGGGAGACCTTTTTACTCAGTTACGAAAGATAGCCAAAATGGCAGAGAATGAAGAGGAAATGTTGCCTCCAATTGGCCTACTGACAACAGACGGAAGGACAGAATGGGCACAGGCCAGGACGATCCTTATGAAAG ACTCTACTAACCGCGACTCTCTGGACATGATTGAGCGGTGCATATGCCTGGTGTGCCTGGATAGCCCAAGCGGGGCGGAACTCGATGATACAAACATGGCATTGCAACTGCTACATGGGGGAGGCTACCACAAAAACGGGGCCAATCGCTGGTATGACAAACCTATGCAG TTTGTAGTTGGAAGAGATGGAGTCTGCGGTACAGTGTGTGAGCATTCCCCTTTCGATGGCATCGTCCTGGTGCAGTGCACTGAACACTTGCTCAAGCACAT GAAAGAAAGCTCCAAGAAGTTAGTCCGAGCTGATTCAGTGAGTGAGCTTCCTGCTCCACGGAGACTAAGATGGAAATGTTGCCCTGAAATTCAGGCACActtggcatcatcagcagaAAAACTCCAAAG GTTAGTACAAAATCTGGACTTTATTGCCTACAAGTTTGAGAACTATGGAAAAGAATTTATCAAGAAACAAAAGACTAGCCCAGATGCCTACATTCAAGTAGCACTTCAGCTAGCATTTTACAG atGCCACAGGAGACTTGTCCCTACCTATGAAAGTGCTTCCACACGGCGATTTGATGAGGGCAGAGTCGACAATATTAGGTCTGCTACATCAGAAGCATTAGCTTTTGTAAAAGCAATGATTGATGATAAGTCAGCTCTATCG GATTCTGAGAAGATGCAGAGATTTAAGGATGCAATTGCAGCTCAGACTAATTACACTATTTTG GCTATTACTGGAATGGCAATAGACAACCATCTGCTAGGGTTGAGAGAGGTGGCACGGGAACACTTCAAGGAACTGCCAGAGATATTTACGGATGAGACATATTTGACAAGCAATCGATTCATCCTCTCAACCAGCCAG GTTCCAACTACCACGGAAATGTTCTGCTGCTACGGGCCCGTGGTGCCCAATGGTTACGGAGCATGTTATAACCCTCAGCCAGAGCATATACTATTTTGCATCTCAAGCTTTAAAGACTGTAAAGAAACCTCCTCTGACATGTTTGCAAAAGCTGTGGAAGAAAGTCTGCTAGAAATCAGAGATCTGTGTAGTAAATGCAACTCCACTATGGCAAAGCCACTCACTAAACAGGAAGCAATCCCACAGTCACAGAGTGACCGCAAACCCTAG